The Oryzias melastigma strain HK-1 linkage group LG3, ASM292280v2, whole genome shotgun sequence genome contains a region encoding:
- the LOC112160456 gene encoding growth arrest-specific protein 1, which translates to MRCWCAPLALLPWVLVALDAQLICWQAVLRCNQEPECNLAFRQYSSACDDVIAGATKQCPSHCINALIRLNDTRNGPQLESCDCTQDQECLRVQRAIEPCLPRRHPSDSGGIGCMEARQRCEENPVCHTSLTAYLAHCGQLFNGRRCSAKCKATIQQMLLIPNGELLNQCVCDGVERPFCEVVKENMSKLCSIGDPSDVTHTPDYSYDDENEGVREEEVYSENSCSSNSLSSHVLLLLWLLFWIND; encoded by the coding sequence ATGAGGTGCTGGTGCGCCCCCCTGGCACTTCTCCCATGGGTGCTGGTGGCTTTGGACGCCCAGCTCATATGCTGGCAGGCGGTTCTCCGGTGCAACCAGGAGCCCGAATGCAACCTCGCGTTCCGCCAGTACTCCTCAGCCTGTGACGACGTCATCGCGGGCGCCACAAAGCAGTGTCCGAGCCACTGCATCAACGCGCTCATCCGGCTCAACGACACGCGCAACGGGCCCCAGCTGGAGAGCTGCGACTGCACGCAGGACCAGGAGTGCCTGCGCGTCCAACGCGCCATCGAGCCTTGCCTGCCCCGCAGGCACCCCAGCGACTCCGGCGGGATCGGCTGCATGGAGGCCCGCCAGCGCTGCGAGGAGAACCCCGTGTGCCACACCTCCCTCACGGCGTACCTGGCCCACTGCGGGCAGCTCTTCAACGGCAGGAGGTGCTCCGCCAAGTGTAAGGCCACCATCCAGCAGATGCTGCTCATCCCAAACGGCGAGCTGCTCAACCAGTGCGTCTGCGACGGGGTGGAGAGGCCTTTCTGCGAGGTGGTCAAAGAGAACATGAGCAAACTGTGCTCCATTGGGGACCCCAGTGATGTTACGCACACGCCAGATTACAGCTATGATGACGAGAACGAGGGtgtgagagaggaggaggttTACTCTGAAAACTCCTGCTCCTCCAACAGCTTGAGCTCCCATGTGCTCCTCCTTCTTTGGCTGTTGTTCTGGATTAATGATTGA
- the cplx3b gene encoding complexin-3b: MAFMIKHVVGGQLKNLTGGLTEEKTEGEKSDAAAQGMTQEEFEQYQQQLEEEKQEREAHFAQKKAERATVRTHFREKYKLPKNELDETQIQQAGDDVNLPTELAKMIAEDNQEETHKQSVLGQLSNIQNVDIDQLKDKAQATLEDLKKQTENCSLM; the protein is encoded by the exons ATGGCTTTCATGATCAAACACGTGGTAGGGGGACAGCTGAAGAACCTGACAGGCGGACTGACGGAGGAGAAAACTGAAGGGGAGAAATCAGATGCTGCCGCGCAGGGGATGACTCAAGAGGAATTTGAGCAATATCAGCAACAGTTAGAGGAAGAAAA acaAGAACGAGAAGCTCATTTTGCACAAAAGAAAGCTGAAAGAGCCACAGTTAGAACCCATTTTCGAGAAAAGTACAAACTACCAAAG AATGAATTGGACGAGACCCAGATCCAGCAGGCCGGAGACGACGTGAATCTGCCCACGGAGCTGGCCAAGATGATCGCCGAGGACAACCAGGAGGAGACACACAAGCAGTCGGTGCTGGGCCAGCTGTCCAACATCCAGAACGTGGACATCGACCAGCTGAAGGACAAAGCCCAGGCCACACTGGAAGACCTcaaaaagcagacagaaaacTGCAGCCTCATGTGA